One Pseudonocardia abyssalis DNA segment encodes these proteins:
- a CDS encoding response regulator transcription factor — MSTMNEQVPLRRADGGAIRVLVVDDESTLAELLSMALRYEGWEVRTAADGSSAVRGAREFRPDAVVLDVMLPDFDGLEVLRRMRADTPEVPVLFLTARDAVEDRVAGLTAGGDDYVTKPFSIEELVARLRGLLRRSGMAAVRQGTELVVGDLTLDEDSHEVRRADALVELTATEFELLRFLMRNPKRVLSKAQILDRVWHYDFGGQSNVVELYVSYLRKKIDAGREPMIHTVRGAGYVLKPAG; from the coding sequence ATGTCGACGATGAACGAGCAGGTGCCGCTGCGCCGCGCCGACGGCGGCGCGATCCGCGTGCTCGTCGTCGACGACGAGTCCACGCTGGCCGAGCTGCTGTCCATGGCCCTGCGCTACGAGGGCTGGGAGGTCCGCACGGCGGCCGACGGCTCGTCCGCGGTGCGCGGGGCGCGCGAGTTCCGGCCCGACGCGGTCGTCCTCGACGTGATGCTCCCCGACTTCGACGGCCTCGAGGTGCTGCGCCGCATGCGCGCCGACACCCCGGAGGTGCCGGTCCTGTTCCTCACCGCCCGCGACGCCGTCGAGGACCGCGTCGCCGGCCTGACCGCGGGCGGCGACGACTACGTCACCAAGCCGTTCAGCATCGAGGAGCTGGTCGCGCGGCTGCGCGGGCTGCTGCGCCGCTCGGGGATGGCCGCGGTGCGCCAGGGCACGGAGCTGGTCGTCGGCGACCTCACGCTCGACGAGGACAGCCACGAGGTCCGCCGCGCCGACGCGCTCGTCGAGCTGACGGCGACCGAGTTCGAGCTGCTGCGCTTCCTCATGCGCAACCCCAAGCGCGTGCTGAGCAAGGCCCAGATCCTCGACCGCGTCTGGCACTACGACTTCGGCGGCCAGTCCAACGTCGTCGAGCTCTACGTCTCCTACCTGCGAAAGAAGATCGACGCCGGGCGCGAGCCGATGATCCACACCGTGCGCGGGGCCGGGTACGTCCTGAAACCGGCCGGGTGA
- a CDS encoding acetyl-CoA acetyltransferase: protein MTSDERRPVLVGVGQVRGNRERTVEGAREPFPLILDAVRAAATDGGIDLTTLDAVCTVHVASWAYDDLAARVAREIGATPRHTLDTGVGGQRPAELLEQAAARIAAGDSRVALIVGGEAQASVQALWRNGIDPAERWSATPGGPPSFEETGLRSDAMTRTGLVLPTRVYPLFENALRAARGESPERAARASAELYAAFSQVAATNPAAWNPEPRSADEIATVGPGNRMVCEPYPLSLNAMPMVDQAAAVVVTSLAAAREAGVPEDRIVHVWGGAGAHDAADALARPSFAASAALSDVLDRTLAATGLSAADLDVIDVYSCFPVVPKLVGEHLGIAPPVGVTGGHSAFGGPLSSYTLHALVAVTEHLRRERGTALVHGNGGYLTHEHALVVSTTPHDYVGDPESRDTAGPGPAVRERVDGEEVTVETATVEHGRDGTPAQGFLVARTAEGARYCASTVPGDVASARALSLGLGETVGRRVRATTTGEHVVVETT from the coding sequence GTGACGTCAGACGAACGGCGGCCGGTGCTGGTCGGGGTCGGGCAGGTCCGAGGCAACCGGGAGCGGACGGTCGAGGGGGCGCGCGAGCCCTTCCCCCTGATCCTCGACGCCGTGCGCGCGGCGGCGACCGACGGCGGCATCGACCTCACGACCCTCGACGCGGTCTGTACCGTGCACGTCGCGAGCTGGGCCTACGACGACCTCGCCGCCCGCGTCGCCCGCGAGATCGGGGCGACGCCGCGGCACACCCTCGACACGGGGGTCGGTGGCCAGCGCCCCGCCGAGCTGCTGGAGCAGGCGGCGGCGCGGATCGCGGCGGGTGACTCGCGGGTCGCGCTGATCGTCGGCGGCGAGGCGCAGGCGTCGGTGCAGGCGCTGTGGCGCAACGGGATCGACCCCGCGGAGCGCTGGAGCGCCACGCCCGGCGGGCCGCCGTCGTTCGAGGAGACCGGGCTGCGCAGCGACGCCATGACCCGCACCGGGCTCGTGCTGCCGACGCGCGTCTACCCGCTGTTCGAGAACGCGCTGCGCGCCGCCCGCGGGGAGAGCCCGGAGCGGGCCGCGCGGGCCTCCGCGGAGCTGTACGCGGCGTTCTCGCAGGTCGCGGCGACGAACCCGGCCGCGTGGAACCCCGAGCCGCGCTCCGCCGACGAGATCGCCACCGTCGGACCCGGCAACCGGATGGTGTGCGAGCCGTACCCGCTCTCGCTCAACGCGATGCCGATGGTCGACCAGGCCGCCGCGGTCGTCGTCACCTCGCTGGCCGCGGCCCGCGAGGCGGGCGTGCCGGAGGACCGGATCGTGCACGTGTGGGGCGGGGCGGGCGCCCACGACGCCGCCGACGCACTCGCCCGGCCGAGCTTCGCGGCGTCGGCCGCACTGTCCGACGTCCTCGACCGCACCCTCGCCGCGACGGGCCTGAGCGCCGCCGACCTCGACGTCATCGACGTCTACAGCTGCTTCCCCGTCGTCCCGAAGCTGGTCGGGGAGCACCTGGGGATCGCGCCGCCGGTCGGGGTCACGGGCGGGCACTCGGCGTTCGGCGGGCCGCTGTCGAGCTACACGCTGCACGCGCTGGTGGCCGTCACCGAGCACCTGCGTAGGGAGCGCGGCACCGCGCTGGTGCACGGCAACGGCGGCTACCTCACCCACGAGCACGCGCTCGTCGTCAGCACGACACCCCACGACTACGTCGGCGATCCCGAGTCCCGGGACACCGCGGGGCCGGGGCCCGCGGTGCGAGAGCGCGTCGACGGCGAGGAGGTGACGGTGGAGACCGCCACCGTCGAGCACGGCCGCGACGGCACCCCGGCGCAGGGCTTCCTGGTGGCGCGCACCGCGGAGGGGGCGCGGTACTGCGCATCCACCGTCCCCGGGGACGTCGCGAGCGCACGGGCGCTGTCGCTGGGGCTGGGCGAGACGGTCGGGCGGAGGGTCCGCGCGACGACGACGGGCGAGCACGTGGTGGTGGAGACGACATGA
- a CDS encoding sensor histidine kinase codes for MRGTLRARLVATVLLLLAVTGALIGIVTTVSLNGILVDQLDENLRATGGIARGLPPDDSARTPPDGDDLPAGAPFGPGLPFGVLVAEITDGRVTSAAVLDRRGTSQPVPSEVTSALLDVVVGDRPRSAELGELGSYRLVAGERTEADGDTVTVVTGQSERPLQETLSTLVTIEVVVVAVALLGAGVAGAVAVRRELRPLEEVAATASRVSALPLASGAVELVERVPVTNPRSEVGQVGTALNRMLDHVGSALEERHASELRLRQFVADASHELRTPLAAIRGYAELSRRGELTEEAAYSLQRISSSAERMSTLVEDLLLLARLDAGRPLERVEVDLTHLVLDAVNDAHVAGPGHRWLLDLPDEPVTVTGDPSRLAQVLNNLLANARTHTPPGTRVSVGLAPRDGGVVLTVVDDGPGIAPELAPRVFERFARGSSSRSRESGSTGLGLAIVSAVVAAHRGTVDVTSRPGRTEFTVTLPH; via the coding sequence GTGAGGGGCACCCTGCGGGCGCGGCTGGTCGCGACCGTCCTGCTCCTGCTCGCCGTGACGGGGGCCCTGATCGGGATCGTCACGACGGTGTCGCTGAACGGGATCCTCGTCGACCAGCTCGACGAGAACCTCCGCGCGACGGGCGGGATCGCCCGCGGGCTGCCGCCGGACGACAGCGCCCGCACCCCGCCCGACGGCGACGACCTGCCCGCGGGCGCACCGTTCGGGCCGGGGCTGCCGTTCGGGGTGCTCGTCGCCGAGATCACCGACGGGCGGGTCACGAGCGCCGCGGTGCTCGACCGCCGCGGGACGAGTCAGCCGGTGCCCTCGGAGGTCACCTCCGCCCTGCTCGACGTCGTGGTCGGCGACCGGCCCCGCAGCGCGGAGCTCGGCGAGCTGGGCAGCTACCGGCTCGTCGCCGGCGAGCGCACCGAGGCCGACGGCGACACGGTGACGGTCGTGACCGGCCAGTCCGAGCGGCCGCTGCAGGAGACGCTGTCGACGCTCGTGACGATCGAGGTCGTCGTCGTCGCGGTGGCCCTGCTCGGCGCGGGGGTGGCCGGGGCGGTCGCGGTGCGCCGGGAGCTTCGGCCGCTGGAGGAGGTCGCGGCCACGGCGTCGCGGGTCAGCGCCCTGCCGCTGGCCAGCGGGGCGGTGGAGCTCGTCGAGCGCGTGCCGGTGACGAACCCGCGCAGCGAGGTGGGGCAGGTCGGCACCGCGCTCAACCGGATGCTCGACCACGTGGGTTCGGCGCTCGAGGAGCGGCACGCGAGCGAGCTGCGGCTGCGCCAGTTCGTCGCCGACGCCAGCCACGAGCTGCGCACCCCGCTGGCCGCGATCCGCGGGTACGCCGAGCTGTCGCGCCGCGGCGAGCTGACCGAGGAGGCGGCGTACTCGCTGCAGCGCATCTCGTCGTCGGCGGAGCGGATGAGCACGCTCGTCGAGGACCTCCTGCTGCTCGCCCGCCTCGACGCGGGCCGCCCGCTGGAGCGCGTCGAGGTCGACCTCACCCACCTCGTCCTCGACGCCGTCAACGACGCGCACGTCGCCGGTCCGGGGCACCGCTGGCTGCTCGACCTGCCCGACGAGCCGGTGACCGTCACCGGCGACCCATCCCGGCTCGCCCAGGTGCTCAACAACCTGCTGGCCAACGCCCGCACGCACACGCCGCCGGGGACGCGGGTGTCGGTCGGGCTGGCGCCGCGCGACGGCGGTGTGGTGCTGACGGTCGTCGACGACGGGCCGGGGATCGCGCCCGAGCTGGCACCGCGGGTGTTCGAGCGGTTCGCGCGGGGATCGAGCTCGCGGTCGCGGGAGAGCGGCAGCACCGGGTTGGGCCTGGCGATCGTCTCCGCGGTGGTCGCGGCGCACCGGGGCACGGTGGACGTGACGAGCCGCCCCGGCCGCACCGAGTTCACGGTGACCCTCCCCCACTGA